From a single Sebastes umbrosus isolate fSebUmb1 chromosome 17, fSebUmb1.pri, whole genome shotgun sequence genomic region:
- the tmem45b gene encoding transmembrane protein 45B: MANFGGHAIPGSFFLFYGFWLTVKHIVQHYWRTSQSKGRRTMPPVFKRMDYIEGGFQIFASFVGIMVEQFVVDGPHAHLYNTETNSWVKLMNWQHGTMYLFFGLSGIALVANTASKQVPAGVDRLALSLALFVEGFLFYYHVHSRPPLDAHIHSLLLVAVFSGSASTMLEVFIRDNIILELFRACLFILQGSWFYQIGFVLYPLSGPEWDLTLHDNIMFITMCFCWHLAVALFLVACIASAVWFTVKRLSGRGRDIEIGMRNTSSTSSSQKALLEESDEE, encoded by the exons ATGGCCAACTTTGGAGGACATGCCATTCCTGGCTCTTTTTTCCTGTTCTATGGCTTTTGGCTAACAGTGAAACACATTGTCCAACACTACTGGAGGACAAGTCAGTCTAAAGGAAGACGGACTATGCCGCCTGTCTTTAAAAGGATGGACTACATTGAGGGAGGATTTCAAATCTTTGCTTCATTTGTTG GTATCATGGTTGAACAGTTTGTGGTGGACGGGCCACATGCCCACCTCTACAACACAGAGACCAACTCGTGGGTCAAGCTGATGAACTGGCAGCATGGCACCATGTATCTGTTCTTTGGGCTCTCTGGAATAGCACTGGTTGCCAATACTGCGTCCAAACAGGTGCCAGCTGGTGTTGACCGCCTTGCTCTCTCCTTGGCTCTTTTTGTTGAAG GGTTTCTGTTCTACTACCACGTGCACAGTCGTCCCCCGCTGGACGCTCACATCCACTCCCTGCTGCTCGTGGCTGTTTTCAGCGGGTCGGCCAGCACCATGTTGGAGGTGTTCATAAGAGACAACATTATTTTGGAGCTGTTCAGAGCGTGTCTGTTCATCCTGCAGGGCTCGTGGTTCTACCAG ATTGGATTTGTACTTTACCCATTAAGCGGACCGGAGTGGGACCTGACACTGCATGACAACATCATGTTCATCACAATGTGCTTCTGCTGGCATTTAGCTGTGGCCCTGTTTTTAGTCGCCTGCATCGCCTCTGCGGTTTGGTT CACAGTGAAGCGACTCTCAGGACGGGGACGGGATATCGAGATTGGAATGCGAAATACATCCTCCACATCGAGCTCCCAGAAAGCTTTGCTTGAAGAGTCAGATGAAGAGTGA